The Eriocheir sinensis breed Jianghai 21 unplaced genomic scaffold, ASM2467909v1 Scaffold979, whole genome shotgun sequence genome window below encodes:
- the LOC126995086 gene encoding histone H4 codes for MTGRGKGGKGLGKGGAKRHRKVLRDNIQGITKPAIRRLARRGGVKRISGLIYEETRGVLKVFLENVIRDAVTYTEHAKRKTVTAMDVVYALKRQGRTLYGFGG; via the coding sequence atgactggccgcggcaagggaggcaagggactcggaaagggaggcgccaagcgtcaccgcaaggttcttcgggacaacatccagggcatcaccaagccggccatccgtcgtctggcgcgccgtggcggtgtgaagcgcatctccgggctcatctacgaagagacccgtggtgtgctcaaggtgttcctggagaacgtcatcagggatgccgtcacctacactgagcacgccaagcgcaagaccgtcaccgccatggacgtggtgtacgccctcaaacgccagggccgcaccctgtacggcttcggtggttaa